Proteins encoded by one window of Dioscorea cayenensis subsp. rotundata cultivar TDr96_F1 chromosome 6, TDr96_F1_v2_PseudoChromosome.rev07_lg8_w22 25.fasta, whole genome shotgun sequence:
- the LOC120263176 gene encoding uncharacterized protein LOC120263176, producing the protein MNETDSECDGSGGLQSCFETNEEGYGPEKPKYSDFHAELDMNDPHFEIGMKFSSFNQFKEAVRNYGIKNRYVMNLRPSNKKRYKAICKKGCPFYLWAAPMIKDHNTIQIKSGILKHECTRDNNVRHVSAKWVVENYLDQFRVDPGWSVASIMQTVKKKQQVNITRLKAWKAKSIAKSLLDGDECEQIKSLYDYRLEILRTNPGSTAGFMARCRPIISIDGCWLKGQFGGQLLSAVGVDANDCIYPIAWAVVDKENYENWRWFLELLAADLLITAMDLLL; encoded by the exons ATGAATGAAACTGATTCTGAATGTGATGGATCTGGTGGGTTGCAATCATGTTTTGAGACAAATGAAGAAGGATATGGCCCAGAAAAGCCCAAGTATTCAGATTTTCATGCTGAATTGGATATGAATGACCCACATTTTGAGATTGGAATGAAGTTTAGCAGTTTTAATCAATTCAAGGAGGCTGTTAGGAACTATGGAATTAAGAATAGGTACGTAATGAATTTAAGGCCCAGTAACAAGAAGAGGTACAAGGCTATTTGCAAGAAAGGATGTCCTTTCTATTTATGGGCAGCTCCTATGATTAAAGACCACAACACTATACAAATAAAATCTGGAATCCTCAAACATGAGTGCACTAGGGATAACAATGTGAGGCATGTTAGTGCAAAATGGGTTGTTGAAAATTATTTAGATCAATTCAGGGTAGATCCAGGATGGTCAGTAGCAAGCATCATGCAAACTGTGAAGAAAAAACAGCAAGTTAACATTACAAGACTAAAGGCTTGGAAGGCAAAAAGTATTGCAAAAAG CTTATTGGATGGTGATGAATGTGAGCAGATCAAGAGTTTATATGATTATAGGCTTGAAATCCTGCGGACAAATCCAGGCTCCACT GCAGGTTTCATGGCAAGATGCAGGCCGATTATTTCTATAGATGGTTGCTGGCTCAAGGGACAGTTTGGAGGACAACTCCTCTCAGCTGTGGGagtagatgcaaatgattgcatctatcccatagcATGGGCTGTGGTGGATAAAGAAAACTATGAAAACTGGAGATGGTTCCTAGAGCTACTGGCAGCAGATTTGTTAATAACGGCCATGGATTTGCTTTTATGA